In one uncultured Devosia sp. genomic region, the following are encoded:
- a CDS encoding inositol monophosphatase, which produces MPAFNALELASILRDAARAEALPRFRRLDASMVSIKSEAIDLVTEADVATENAIKAAIASWMPDALFVGEESVAADPALLPRLASADLAVVVDPIDGTANYAAGLPLFATMAAVVSGGETVAGIIYDPMGDDWVMAEKGAGAWLRRPNGEAVRLHVAEPLPLAQMVGMASVAYMPAEVRPQVLANTAKLRMLSNFRCAGHEYRTFVSGHAQFLSYNKLMPWDHLGGVLIAQEAGGYAARLDGQPYRPHHVDGGVLLATSKEAWDDLRREVFTF; this is translated from the coding sequence ATGCCCGCTTTCAACGCACTCGAACTCGCCAGTATCCTGCGTGATGCCGCCCGCGCCGAGGCCCTGCCCCGCTTCCGCCGGCTCGATGCATCCATGGTCTCGATCAAGTCCGAAGCGATCGATCTGGTGACTGAGGCCGATGTCGCCACCGAAAACGCCATCAAGGCCGCCATCGCCAGCTGGATGCCAGACGCGCTCTTCGTCGGCGAGGAATCCGTCGCCGCCGACCCGGCGCTGCTGCCGCGCCTCGCCTCGGCCGACCTGGCCGTCGTGGTCGACCCGATCGACGGCACCGCCAACTATGCCGCCGGCCTGCCGCTTTTCGCCACCATGGCCGCTGTCGTCTCGGGCGGCGAGACCGTGGCCGGCATCATCTACGATCCGATGGGCGACGACTGGGTAATGGCCGAAAAAGGCGCCGGCGCCTGGCTGCGCCGGCCCAATGGCGAAGCCGTGCGTCTCCATGTCGCCGAGCCCCTGCCCCTTGCGCAGATGGTCGGCATGGCCTCGGTCGCCTATATGCCCGCAGAAGTCCGCCCGCAGGTGCTCGCCAATACGGCCAAGCTGCGCATGCTCTCCAACTTCCGCTGTGCCGGGCACGAATACCGCACCTTCGTCTCCGGCCATGCCCAGTTCCTCAGCTACAACAAGCTGATGCCCTGGGATCATCTGGGCGGCGTTCTGATCGCACAGGAAGCCGGTGGTTATGCCGCCCGGCTCGATGGCCAGCCCTACAGGCCCCACCACGTCGACGGCGGCGTCCTCCTCGCCACCAGCAAAGAAGCCTGGGACGATCTGCGCCGCGAAGTGTTTACCTTCTAG
- a CDS encoding SRPBCC domain-containing protein, with the protein MSDELVFECELDAPVEKVWRALTVKDYLERWLKLEDAAELAVVTAEENVSLTYRWRDGGQGAVVGAEVSLVTFELSATDEGGTWFRLTHAPVLVPVAANENEAGPVMMAA; encoded by the coding sequence ATGAGCGACGAACTGGTGTTCGAATGCGAGCTGGATGCCCCGGTGGAGAAGGTGTGGCGGGCGCTGACGGTGAAGGACTATCTCGAACGCTGGCTGAAGCTGGAGGACGCGGCAGAGCTGGCGGTGGTGACGGCAGAGGAGAATGTCAGTCTGACCTATCGCTGGCGCGACGGCGGTCAGGGCGCGGTGGTCGGGGCCGAGGTTAGCCTGGTGACGTTCGAACTGAGTGCGACCGATGAGGGTGGGACGTGGTTCAGGCTGACCCATGCGCCGGTTTTGGTACCGGTGGCGGCGAATGAGAATGAGGCTGGGCCGGTGATGATGGCGGCTTAG
- a CDS encoding EAL domain-containing protein — protein MQHFNTGQHAGADTLPITLSPQVIESMDRVLTAIRGHLRMDVAFITEFLGSSRVFRGADLSHPVSGVAAGEFMPIASGYCQHVVAGRLPELIADTSTVPLAQTIPETQALPIGAHLSVPIRVDHGKIFGTFCCFSHRAMPELGPPELDLMHTFSRMIALELTQDLARDEQRQRKIAQVHTAMWSGDPDIVFQPVLRLADRKIVAVEALSRFAAPPGQSPDRWFTDAADVGMGGTLELLALRRAIKLCRHLPRGVSLNLNVSPQTLLTENILNVLHDFDPHRVVIEITEHQPVADYEPLLTALKPLRKAGIRIAIDDAGAGYSSLRHVLMLRPEIVKLDVSLTRGIDTDPTRKAMAAALGEFARRTGTIVVAEGVETSAELEMLIEVGIAEIQGYFLSRPQPMPDLLKLLQPN, from the coding sequence ATGCAACACTTCAATACCGGCCAGCATGCCGGCGCCGACACATTGCCGATTACCCTGTCGCCTCAGGTCATCGAGAGCATGGACCGGGTCTTGACCGCCATTCGCGGCCACCTGCGCATGGACGTGGCCTTCATCACCGAATTCCTCGGCTCGAGTCGCGTCTTCCGCGGTGCCGATCTGTCCCATCCGGTCAGTGGCGTCGCCGCCGGCGAATTCATGCCCATCGCTTCTGGCTATTGCCAGCATGTCGTGGCCGGCCGCCTGCCCGAGCTGATAGCGGACACGTCCACTGTGCCCCTGGCTCAGACCATTCCCGAAACCCAGGCCCTGCCCATTGGCGCCCATCTCAGCGTCCCGATCCGCGTCGATCACGGCAAGATTTTCGGCACCTTCTGCTGCTTCAGCCACCGCGCCATGCCCGAACTCGGTCCGCCCGAACTCGACCTCATGCACACATTCAGCCGCATGATCGCGCTCGAACTCACCCAGGATCTCGCCCGCGACGAACAGCGCCAGCGCAAGATTGCTCAGGTCCACACCGCCATGTGGTCCGGCGATCCCGACATCGTCTTCCAGCCCGTCCTCCGCCTCGCCGACCGCAAGATCGTCGCCGTGGAAGCCCTTTCCCGCTTCGCCGCGCCGCCAGGCCAGTCGCCTGATCGCTGGTTCACCGATGCCGCCGATGTGGGCATGGGCGGCACGCTCGAACTCCTCGCCCTGCGCCGCGCCATAAAACTCTGCCGTCACCTGCCCCGCGGCGTCTCCCTCAACCTCAACGTCTCACCCCAGACCCTGCTCACGGAGAACATCCTCAATGTCCTCCACGATTTCGATCCGCACCGCGTGGTCATCGAAATCACCGAGCACCAGCCCGTCGCCGACTACGAACCGCTGCTGACCGCGCTGAAGCCCTTGCGCAAGGCCGGCATCCGCATCGCCATCGACGATGCCGGCGCCGGCTATTCCAGCCTCCGCCACGTGCTGATGCTCCGCCCCGAAATCGTCAAGCTCGACGTCAGCCTCACCCGTGGCATCGACACCGACCCCACTCGCAAGGCCATGGCCGCGGCCCTCGGCGAATTCGCCCGCCGCACCGGCACGATCGTCGTCGCGGAAGGCGTGGAGACCTCGGCGGAGCTCGAAATGCTGATCGAAGTCGGCATCGCCGAAATCCAGGGCTATTTCCTCAGCCGCCCCCAGCCCATGCCAGACCTGCTCAAGCTCCTGCAGCCGAACTGA
- the ttcA gene encoding tRNA 2-thiocytidine(32) synthetase TtcA, whose protein sequence is MELPDADIAEETGGHPIYAHAPRSGEFNKLRKRLIRNAREALEKFAMVRPGEKWLIALSGGKDSYGLLALLLDLKWRGLLPVELLACNLDQGQPNFPKHILPEFLSGLGIDHRIEYKDTYSIVTDKLPAGATYCSLCSRLRRGNLYRIAREEGCTALVLGHHRDDSLETFFMNMFHGGRLAAMPPRLLNDEGDLEVLRPLIYCAEDDLQRFSDAMAFPIIPCDLCGSQDGLERNAMKAMLSDIEKRMPGRKDVMIRALGNINPSHMLDPKLFDFAALFDKRTAS, encoded by the coding sequence CTGGAACTGCCAGATGCGGACATTGCCGAGGAAACCGGCGGGCACCCGATCTATGCCCATGCGCCGCGCAGTGGCGAGTTCAACAAGCTGCGCAAGCGCCTGATCCGCAATGCCCGCGAGGCGCTGGAAAAATTCGCCATGGTCCGCCCCGGCGAGAAGTGGCTCATCGCCCTCTCCGGCGGGAAGGACAGCTATGGCTTGCTCGCGCTGCTGCTCGATCTCAAATGGCGCGGCCTGCTGCCGGTCGAATTGCTCGCCTGCAATCTCGATCAGGGCCAGCCCAATTTCCCCAAGCACATCCTGCCCGAATTTCTATCCGGTCTCGGCATCGACCACCGCATCGAATACAAGGACACTTATTCGATCGTCACCGACAAGCTGCCGGCCGGCGCCACCTATTGCTCGCTCTGCTCGCGCTTGCGCCGCGGCAATCTCTACCGCATCGCCCGCGAGGAAGGCTGCACCGCCCTGGTGCTTGGCCACCACCGCGACGACAGCCTCGAAACCTTTTTCATGAACATGTTCCATGGTGGTCGCCTCGCCGCCATGCCGCCGCGCCTGCTCAATGACGAGGGCGACCTGGAAGTCCTGCGCCCGCTGATCTATTGCGCCGAAGACGACCTGCAGCGTTTTTCCGACGCCATGGCCTTCCCCATCATTCCCTGCGACCTCTGCGGTTCGCAGGACGGGCTCGAGCGCAATGCCATGAAGGCCATGCTGTCCGACATCGAAAAGCGCATGCCCGGTCGCAAGGACGTCATGATCCGTGCGCTAGGCAACATCAATCCGAGCCACATGCTCGATCCCAAACTGTTCGATTTCGCCGCCCTCTTCGACAAAAGGACTGCCTCTTGA
- the rpsD gene encoding 30S ribosomal protein S4, which produces MSKRHSVKYKIDRRLGENIWGRPKSPLNARAYGPGQHGQRRKGKLSDYGLQLRAKQKLKGYYGTITEKAFKKLYNEAARVKGDTGENLIGLLESRLDAIVYRAKFVATVFAARQFVSHGHILVNGKRVNIPSYQVKIGDKIEVRDRSKQLTVLLEATQLAERDVPDYVEVDHNKMTATFARVPGLSDVPYPVQMEPNLVVEFYSR; this is translated from the coding sequence ATGTCGAAGCGTCATTCAGTTAAGTACAAGATCGATCGCCGCCTTGGCGAAAACATCTGGGGCCGTCCGAAGTCCCCCCTCAACGCTCGCGCCTATGGCCCCGGCCAGCATGGCCAGCGCCGCAAGGGCAAGCTCTCGGACTACGGTCTGCAGCTCCGCGCCAAGCAGAAGCTCAAGGGCTACTACGGCACCATCACCGAAAAGGCGTTCAAGAAGCTTTATAACGAAGCTGCTCGCGTCAAGGGTGACACCGGCGAGAACCTGATCGGCCTGCTCGAGTCGCGTCTCGACGCGATCGTCTACCGCGCCAAGTTCGTAGCAACCGTCTTCGCTGCCCGCCAGTTCGTGTCCCACGGCCACATCCTGGTCAACGGCAAGCGCGTCAACATCCCATCCTACCAGGTCAAGATCGGCGACAAGATCGAAGTGCGCGATCGCTCCAAGCAGCTGACCGTTCTGCTCGAAGCCACCCAGCTGGCCGAGCGTGACGTTCCGGACTATGTGGAAGTCGACCACAACAAGATGACCGCCACCTTCGCCCGCGTCCCGGGCCTGTCGGACGTCCCCTACCCGGTCCAGATGGAACCGAACCTGGTTGTCGAATTTTACTCGCGTTAA
- a CDS encoding aminotransferase class V-fold PLP-dependent enzyme, translating into MPLTTGRPYLAIPGPSVSPERVLNAMHRTAPNIYEGELVDLTRAMIPDLKRVALTSQHVAIYIANGHGAWEAANSNMFSRGDKALLAATGRFGHGWAESLNRQGVDLQLIDFGKAGPADPHAIAAALAADTAHAIRAVLVTHVDTASSARNDIPAIRTAIDSVNHPALLAIDAIASLGCDDLRMDDWGIDVLVGASQKGLMLPPGLGFVWFSDKALQASQSSDLVTPYWDWKPRGTGTEFWQYFGGTAPTHHLYGLRESLTMILDEEGIENTWDRHRRLAQSVWAAFDAWSNGSKIALNVADPKSRGWSVTAATMPNGTAGKLRQWLEQEAGVTLGIGLGMALPHEPAYGDFLRVGHMGHVNAHMTLGVLATMEAGLQALDIPHGSGAIEAAAGALLK; encoded by the coding sequence ATGCCCCTCACCACCGGCCGTCCCTATCTCGCCATTCCCGGGCCGTCCGTTTCCCCCGAGCGCGTGCTCAATGCCATGCATCGCACCGCGCCCAATATCTACGAGGGTGAACTGGTCGATCTCACGCGCGCCATGATCCCCGATCTCAAGCGCGTCGCCCTGACCAGCCAGCATGTTGCCATCTACATCGCCAATGGCCATGGCGCCTGGGAGGCGGCCAATTCCAACATGTTCTCGCGCGGCGACAAGGCCCTGCTCGCCGCCACCGGCCGCTTTGGCCATGGCTGGGCAGAATCGCTCAATCGCCAGGGCGTCGATCTCCAGCTCATCGACTTCGGCAAGGCCGGCCCCGCCGATCCTCACGCCATCGCCGCAGCCCTTGCTGCTGACACGGCCCACGCCATCCGCGCCGTCCTCGTCACCCATGTCGACACCGCCTCCAGCGCCCGCAACGACATCCCCGCCATCCGCACCGCCATCGACTCGGTCAACCACCCCGCCCTGCTCGCCATCGACGCCATCGCCTCGCTGGGCTGCGACGACCTGCGCATGGACGATTGGGGCATCGACGTTCTGGTCGGCGCCAGTCAGAAGGGCCTCATGCTGCCCCCGGGCCTCGGCTTTGTCTGGTTTTCCGACAAGGCGCTGCAAGCCTCGCAGAGCTCCGACCTCGTCACGCCCTATTGGGACTGGAAACCGCGCGGCACCGGCACCGAGTTCTGGCAGTATTTCGGTGGCACCGCGCCCACGCACCATCTCTACGGCCTGCGCGAATCCCTCACCATGATCCTCGACGAGGAGGGAATCGAAAACACCTGGGACCGCCATCGCCGCCTCGCCCAATCGGTCTGGGCCGCCTTCGATGCCTGGAGCAATGGCAGCAAGATCGCGCTCAACGTTGCCGACCCCAAATCCCGCGGCTGGTCCGTCACGGCTGCCACCATGCCCAATGGCACCGCCGGCAAACTGCGCCAATGGCTCGAGCAGGAAGCCGGCGTCACCCTGGGCATCGGCCTCGGCATGGCCCTGCCTCACGAGCCCGCCTATGGGGACTTTCTCCGCGTCGGCCACATGGGCCACGTCAATGCCCATATGACGTTGGGCGTCCTCGCCACCATGGAGGCCGGCCTTCAGGCCCTCGACATCCCCCACGGCTCCGGCGCCATCGAAGCCGCCGCCGGCGCACTCCTGAAATAG
- a CDS encoding SbmA/BacA-like family transporter: MFRSFFPNPKIFFTSAAVWLLLATIGWYSLSTPLRAAISLDRFVIAPMCEPAPVVDTTNPAETAAGTPPSGEPEQASPAASAPAESAVPNAVAATACTPEGAFLTGAQFWLYEYVVLIAALFCAFWYFYKRNEWYWWSVVGSTGILLVLYFNVQVDAFVNNWQGTFFNTLQSALTTPGSITPQTLYGEIWTIMLVVVPRILVLVLLAFLTSHYVFRWRKAMNAYYMTYWSSIRTTEGAAQRVQEDTMRFAQIVEDLGTSFFDALITLAVFLPILWGLSQVVTELPIVGPVPGSLVWIALVSAALGTVFLGVVGIRLPGLQFENQKVEAAYRKELVYGEDHAERAEPMTVRELFANVQTNYYRIYWHYTYFNFARYGYLQLAGYIPLLVLSPSILAGALTLGLYQQVQQAFGQVAQSFQFLARAWGTVIELLSVHKRLRKFESHIPLDQPPINPSLSGAATI; this comes from the coding sequence GTGTTTCGATCCTTCTTCCCCAACCCCAAGATATTCTTCACGTCAGCAGCAGTCTGGCTGTTGCTGGCAACAATCGGCTGGTATTCGCTCAGCACACCCCTGCGGGCGGCGATCAGTCTTGACCGCTTCGTAATCGCGCCGATGTGCGAGCCGGCGCCGGTCGTGGATACCACCAATCCGGCCGAAACCGCCGCGGGGACGCCGCCTTCGGGCGAACCCGAGCAGGCATCGCCTGCCGCCTCGGCGCCGGCGGAAAGCGCGGTGCCCAACGCCGTTGCGGCGACCGCATGCACGCCTGAAGGGGCATTCCTGACCGGCGCACAATTCTGGCTCTATGAGTATGTGGTGCTGATCGCTGCGCTGTTCTGCGCCTTCTGGTATTTCTACAAGCGCAACGAATGGTATTGGTGGTCAGTCGTCGGATCGACCGGCATCCTGCTGGTGCTGTATTTCAACGTGCAGGTGGATGCCTTCGTCAACAATTGGCAGGGCACGTTCTTTAACACGCTGCAGTCTGCGCTGACTACGCCCGGTTCGATCACGCCGCAAACGCTATACGGCGAGATATGGACCATCATGCTGGTCGTGGTGCCACGCATTCTCGTCCTGGTGCTGCTGGCGTTCCTGACCAGCCACTATGTGTTCCGCTGGCGCAAGGCGATGAACGCCTATTACATGACCTACTGGTCCTCGATCCGTACGACGGAAGGCGCGGCGCAGCGCGTTCAGGAGGACACGATGCGGTTTGCGCAGATCGTGGAGGATCTGGGTACCAGCTTCTTCGACGCGCTCATTACGCTGGCGGTGTTCCTGCCGATTTTGTGGGGCCTGTCGCAGGTGGTGACGGAATTGCCGATCGTCGGGCCGGTTCCGGGTAGCCTAGTGTGGATTGCACTGGTTTCGGCGGCGCTGGGTACGGTGTTTCTGGGCGTCGTCGGTATCAGGCTTCCAGGACTGCAGTTCGAGAACCAGAAGGTCGAGGCGGCCTATCGCAAGGAGCTCGTCTATGGCGAGGATCATGCGGAGCGGGCGGAGCCGATGACGGTGCGGGAGCTGTTTGCCAATGTGCAGACGAATTACTACCGCATCTATTGGCACTACACCTATTTCAACTTTGCCCGGTACGGCTATCTGCAGTTGGCGGGCTATATTCCGCTGCTGGTGCTGTCGCCCTCGATCCTTGCCGGTGCGTTGACACTGGGGCTGTATCAGCAGGTGCAGCAGGCATTCGGGCAGGTGGCGCAGTCGTTCCAGTTCCTGGCGCGGGCGTGGGGCACCGTGATCGAGCTGCTGTCCGTGCATAAACGCCTGCGGAAATTCGAGAGCCATATTCCGCTCGACCAACCGCCGATCAATCCGTCACTCAGCGGCGCGGCAACGATCTAG
- a CDS encoding inositol monophosphatase family protein, with amino-acid sequence MRHAAQQEIVPRFRNLGTGDINEKTSSIDLVTEADLGAEREITAALRDKYPAALIVGEEAYAADPAVMTGLAEAELAFVIDPVDGTFNFAAGNPLFGSILAVVANGETIAGIIHDPLHDDTLVAEVGGGAWLYRAGQQVRRINVAAPVPLSEMISVMSWSYLPQPARSEVAGNIAGIRMSMAYGCSAYEYWMVATGRAHFLAANTMMPWDHLAGALIHREAGGHNAQLDGAPYRPGRITGGLLCAPDIDSWNLIRQQVITPLPTN; translated from the coding sequence ATGCGTCATGCAGCCCAACAGGAGATCGTCCCCAGATTTCGCAATCTCGGCACCGGCGACATCAATGAGAAAACCTCCTCGATCGACCTGGTGACCGAGGCAGATCTCGGCGCCGAACGCGAAATCACGGCCGCCCTGCGCGACAAGTATCCCGCGGCCCTCATTGTCGGCGAAGAAGCCTATGCCGCCGATCCTGCGGTGATGACGGGCCTCGCCGAGGCAGAACTGGCTTTCGTGATCGATCCTGTCGATGGCACCTTCAATTTTGCGGCCGGCAATCCCCTCTTCGGCTCGATCCTCGCCGTCGTTGCCAATGGTGAGACCATTGCCGGCATCATCCACGATCCGCTGCACGACGATACGCTCGTCGCAGAAGTCGGCGGCGGCGCCTGGCTGTATCGCGCCGGGCAGCAGGTCCGCCGCATCAATGTGGCCGCGCCCGTGCCCCTGTCCGAGATGATTTCGGTGATGAGCTGGAGCTACCTGCCCCAGCCTGCCCGCAGCGAAGTCGCCGGCAACATAGCTGGCATCCGTATGTCCATGGCCTATGGCTGCTCGGCCTATGAATATTGGATGGTCGCCACCGGCCGCGCCCATTTCCTCGCCGCCAACACCATGATGCCCTGGGATCACCTGGCCGGCGCCCTGATCCATCGGGAAGCCGGCGGCCACAATGCGCAGCTCGATGGCGCGCCCTATCGCCCCGGCAGGATCACCGGCGGCCTGCTCTGCGCCCCCGACATCGACAGCTGGAACCTGATCCGCCAGCAGGTCATCACGCCCCTACCCACCAACTGA
- a CDS encoding metalloregulator ArsR/SmtB family transcription factor yields the protein MCLCVCMSDTDIFKVLADPTRRAVLERLASAEMTATELREGFAISQPAMSQHLAVLRGAGLISERREGRFAHYKIEAEGMAPLHQWLAKYRAFWPSRIDNLKDLLKEMDQ from the coding sequence TTGTGCTTATGTGTTTGCATGAGCGATACAGATATTTTCAAGGTGCTGGCGGACCCGACACGGCGGGCGGTGCTCGAGCGGTTGGCTTCGGCCGAGATGACGGCGACGGAGTTGCGCGAGGGATTTGCCATTTCGCAGCCGGCGATGAGCCAGCATCTGGCGGTGTTGCGCGGGGCCGGGTTGATCAGCGAGCGGCGCGAGGGACGGTTTGCCCACTACAAGATAGAGGCCGAGGGCATGGCGCCGTTGCATCAGTGGCTGGCCAAGTATCGCGCCTTCTGGCCAAGCCGGATCGATAATCTCAAGGACCTGCTCAAGGAGATGGACCAATGA